Proteins from a genomic interval of Niabella soli DSM 19437:
- a CDS encoding glycoside hydrolase family protein translates to MAAEHRGPIIDADNPDVLASANQSGFETGQVIKLDGIYHMFVNEMFGRAHLDMRVAHWISADAVQWKRQATIVNSIPGRTATNPRSEVWLNTIIFNETENAWNIFYVAYRAGDSTKGEISGNDYAGHIWRARSVVPGKTGIDGPYADMGIVLQPDAQSQAWEGQQAVASFFPYKAGRTWYGLYAGHNHIPRGPWPIGMAFAEKLNGPWTRLPAEFNPLKIADTFIENPVVSRLKDGRYLMVFDSFGDREIGYSLSADGVHWDKETRVKVQSPGNSWAEAGDHSMRTPLCAIEEADGNFTVIYTALKKINNRKFYAIGKCTLAWK, encoded by the coding sequence ATGGCAGCCGAACACAGAGGCCCCATTATTGATGCAGACAATCCTGATGTGCTGGCAAGTGCCAACCAGTCTGGCTTTGAAACCGGCCAGGTGATAAAACTGGATGGCATCTATCATATGTTCGTAAACGAAATGTTTGGGCGGGCGCATCTGGATATGCGGGTAGCGCACTGGATCAGTGCCGATGCCGTGCAGTGGAAGCGGCAGGCTACCATTGTAAACAGCATCCCCGGCAGAACGGCCACCAATCCGCGTTCTGAAGTATGGTTAAACACCATCATTTTTAATGAGACTGAAAATGCGTGGAATATATTCTACGTAGCCTACCGGGCCGGCGACAGTACTAAGGGAGAAATCTCCGGCAATGATTACGCAGGCCATATCTGGCGCGCCCGTTCCGTTGTTCCCGGCAAAACGGGTATTGACGGGCCTTACGCCGATATGGGCATCGTATTGCAACCGGATGCACAATCGCAGGCATGGGAAGGACAACAGGCCGTAGCCTCCTTCTTCCCCTATAAGGCCGGAAGGACCTGGTATGGTTTGTATGCAGGGCACAATCATATTCCCCGCGGGCCCTGGCCCATAGGAATGGCCTTTGCAGAAAAATTAAACGGCCCGTGGACCCGGCTTCCTGCGGAATTTAATCCATTGAAAATTGCAGATACCTTTATTGAAAACCCGGTAGTATCGCGTTTGAAAGACGGGCGTTACCTGATGGTCTTTGATTCCTTTGGCGACCGCGAGATCGGTTACAGCCTTTCTGCTGATGGCGTACACTGGGATAAAGAAACACGGGTGAAAGTACAGTCGCCTGGCAATAGCTGGGCCGAGGCCGGCGACCATTCCATGCGCACGCCCCTTTGTGCTATTGAAGAAGCTGATGGCAATTTTACAGTGATCTATACAGCACTAAAGAAAATAAATAACCGGAAATTTTATGCTATTGGCAAATGTACGCTTGCCTGGAAATAA
- a CDS encoding RagB/SusD family nutrient uptake outer membrane protein, whose translation MKKFIYSAICISSLLITACSKDLTQIPVSSITTNNFYTNANDFTQAVTGAYSGLKAYPDQALWMGELRSDDIAATSDGNRDWQGINNFSPNLTTTAFIVNAWNNNFNAVYNVNNVLDALATKGDKIGNDSLKARFTAELRFLRAFYYFNLVKFYGKLPIIDKVYTTYEVTTIGRSPVSEVYNFIIADLQYAMAHLPVSYSGANIGRATKWAAEGLLGLVYLTKSGPTYNIEGPGLNSNEYDKALALFNDIITNGGFKFAASYPSIFSYTAENNPEVLFDVQFMSTSNGADYPSQLVPGAYWTGLGLSSYDNGYGTATYNVSRNLLSSYRNSAGTATDIRDTFSIRHGFALSTSTPNTLDTTRPFIKKYIDVSRRGTNRADWPVNFIVMRYTDVLMMKAECILHGASGTQADVNSIVAQVRARAGVPALTTDVTLPLLMEERRREFLGEGLRWNDLVREGLAVTTMNAWIASDTLSATINQVMPNYVIYPLPQAELLTAPGLYTQNPGYN comes from the coding sequence ATGAAAAAATTTATATATAGCGCCATTTGTATTTCCAGCCTTTTGATCACGGCCTGCTCAAAGGACCTTACCCAGATACCGGTATCCAGTATTACCACCAATAATTTTTACACTAATGCAAATGATTTCACACAAGCGGTAACGGGCGCCTATAGTGGTTTAAAAGCCTATCCGGATCAGGCACTTTGGATGGGCGAGCTTCGCTCAGACGATATTGCCGCAACATCAGACGGTAACCGCGACTGGCAGGGCATCAACAACTTCTCCCCTAACCTCACCACAACGGCATTTATTGTTAACGCCTGGAATAACAATTTCAATGCAGTTTATAATGTTAACAATGTACTTGACGCGCTGGCAACAAAGGGGGATAAAATTGGCAATGATTCATTGAAAGCCCGTTTTACCGCTGAGTTACGTTTTCTCCGCGCTTTTTATTATTTCAACCTGGTAAAATTTTATGGAAAACTTCCCATTATCGATAAAGTGTATACCACCTACGAGGTGACCACTATCGGCCGCAGCCCGGTATCAGAGGTATACAACTTTATAATTGCCGATCTTCAATACGCAATGGCCCATCTTCCTGTAAGCTATTCGGGCGCGAATATAGGGCGAGCTACCAAATGGGCTGCTGAAGGCTTACTCGGATTGGTGTACCTGACAAAATCCGGACCGACGTATAATATTGAAGGTCCCGGCCTGAACAGCAACGAATACGATAAAGCCCTGGCGTTGTTTAATGATATCATAACTAACGGGGGGTTCAAGTTTGCAGCTAGCTATCCTTCTATCTTCTCTTATACTGCCGAAAATAATCCGGAAGTTTTATTCGACGTACAATTTATGTCTACCAGTAACGGGGCCGATTATCCCAGCCAGTTGGTTCCCGGCGCATACTGGACCGGACTGGGACTATCAAGTTATGACAATGGCTATGGAACCGCAACCTACAACGTATCAAGAAACCTGCTGAGCTCCTACCGGAACAGTGCAGGAACGGCAACTGATATAAGAGATACTTTTTCCATTAGACATGGATTTGCATTGTCAACTTCCACTCCTAATACATTGGACACTACCCGCCCTTTTATCAAAAAGTATATCGACGTAAGCCGGAGGGGCACCAACCGGGCCGATTGGCCGGTCAACTTTATTGTGATGCGCTACACTGATGTGCTAATGATGAAGGCCGAATGTATCCTGCATGGAGCTTCCGGCACGCAGGCCGATGTAAACAGCATTGTAGCACAGGTGCGGGCCAGGGCTGGCGTTCCGGCCCTTACAACGGATGTAACGCTGCCGCTGCTTATGGAAGAAAGAAGAAGGGAATTTTTGGGAGAAGGGTTGCGCTGGAACGACCTGGTGCGCGAAGGGTTGGCCGTTACCACTATGAACGCATGGATAGCAAGCGACACCCTGTCAGCTACCATAAACCAGGTAATGCCCAATTATGTTATCTACCCCCTGCCGCAAGCAGAACTATTAACCGCTCCCGGATTATATACGCAAAACCCCGGATACAATTAA
- a CDS encoding GDSL-type esterase/lipase family protein has translation MIKKILLMVLLLLPFALPAQEKKMSDKKLNILTLGDSNGTFPYSWPVQLQQALPNAQVFNISKSGRTIGFLNLNDSTLNSLLVIEENLKKAAAFTQTRPFDFVLLELGTNDAKAVFAERQNEVPVNLGRLIQKIKNCSYPSINKARIIIIAPPPYGAKALATEKYANGDQRVKSMNDSFKKIARQNNCFFVSGYRTPGLNINTMTADGLHLDAAGSRKLIEPVVALMTK, from the coding sequence ATGATAAAAAAGATCTTGTTAATGGTCCTGTTGCTGCTGCCTTTTGCGTTACCGGCGCAGGAAAAAAAGATGTCTGACAAAAAGCTCAACATCCTTACTTTGGGCGATAGTAACGGAACCTTTCCTTATAGCTGGCCGGTGCAGTTGCAACAGGCCCTGCCCAATGCTCAGGTATTTAATATCAGTAAATCGGGCCGAACCATAGGTTTCCTGAACCTCAACGACAGCACCCTGAATTCGTTGCTGGTTATCGAAGAAAACCTGAAGAAGGCGGCAGCATTTACGCAAACCCGGCCCTTTGATTTTGTACTCCTCGAGCTGGGCACCAATGATGCCAAGGCTGTTTTTGCAGAGCGACAAAATGAAGTACCCGTAAACCTGGGCCGTCTGATTCAAAAAATAAAAAACTGTTCCTATCCCTCCATCAATAAAGCCCGCATTATTATTATAGCCCCGCCACCTTATGGCGCAAAAGCCCTTGCAACCGAAAAATATGCCAATGGTGATCAGCGGGTAAAGTCCATGAACGACAGCTTCAAAAAAATAGCCCGTCAAAATAACTGTTTTTTTGTAAGCGGGTACCGTACACCCGGGCTCAACATCAACACGATGACAGCAGACGGGCTGCACCTGGACGCCGCCGGGTCAAGAAAATTAATAGAGCCGGTGGTGGCGCTGATGACAAAATAA
- a CDS encoding pectate lyase family protein, whose protein sequence is MNSRFLKITSGASLLGIVLFAGSCQKPDLAKEGSLNAVSNHNEARLTALAEERTPAFPDAEGFGRFATGARGADSASVYVVTNLNDSGPGSFRDAVSKPGRFVVFEVTGIIRLKSNVSVAANTTIAGQTAPGKGIVLYGRKVTFTGANNAIVRNIRIRLGANDGASRSDDASGVANGKNMIFDHVSFSWGQDEVFSINWDNKGYEPDSITLQNCIVAQGLHKVNHSAGGLIQTAGKISILKSLYISNKTRNPKVKGINEFVNNIVYDWGNLGNPMGHTVSGDGYIMGGSAGVSQVNIINNYFIAGPLTPDRATPFSRGTGTFYLYASGNYFDRNKNGVLDGTLVPADSVGYPGIEPQNFMPNPYPYPFSTPTMTAADAFKYVAKEAGAAYPHRDDVDKLLIEELRSAGLQGLYVYTESDLPLANGGLGDFPVADPHKDGDGDGIPDVWERQLGLNPEVKDALSRSTADPRYLNIEVYLNTLATQKGV, encoded by the coding sequence ATGAATTCCAGATTTCTAAAAATTACCAGTGGAGCATCCCTCCTGGGTATTGTTCTTTTTGCCGGATCCTGTCAAAAACCGGACCTCGCTAAGGAAGGATCGTTAAACGCGGTCAGCAACCATAACGAAGCCAGGCTTACAGCCCTTGCAGAAGAACGAACGCCTGCCTTTCCGGATGCAGAAGGCTTTGGCCGGTTTGCCACCGGCGCCCGTGGTGCAGACAGCGCTTCTGTTTATGTTGTCACCAATCTTAACGACAGCGGGCCGGGATCCTTCAGAGATGCAGTAAGCAAGCCGGGCCGCTTTGTTGTGTTTGAGGTAACGGGCATTATCAGGTTAAAATCAAATGTAAGCGTGGCGGCCAATACTACCATTGCCGGCCAAACCGCGCCGGGCAAAGGCATTGTATTGTACGGGCGTAAAGTAACTTTTACGGGCGCCAATAACGCCATTGTGCGGAACATCCGCATCCGCCTGGGCGCCAACGACGGCGCTTCCCGCAGCGACGATGCATCGGGCGTAGCCAATGGGAAAAATATGATCTTCGATCACGTATCGTTCTCCTGGGGGCAGGATGAAGTGTTTTCTATCAACTGGGATAATAAAGGGTATGAGCCCGATAGCATCACCTTGCAAAATTGCATTGTAGCGCAGGGATTACATAAAGTGAATCATTCCGCAGGCGGGCTGATACAAACTGCCGGCAAGATCAGCATTCTCAAAAGCCTTTACATAAGCAACAAAACCCGCAACCCTAAAGTAAAAGGCATTAATGAATTTGTAAACAATATTGTTTACGATTGGGGAAACTTGGGCAACCCAATGGGGCATACCGTTTCGGGTGACGGATATATCATGGGCGGATCGGCGGGAGTGTCGCAAGTAAATATTATCAATAATTATTTTATAGCGGGACCGTTAACGCCCGACAGAGCAACTCCCTTTTCGAGAGGCACGGGTACTTTTTATTTGTATGCATCGGGGAATTACTTCGATCGTAATAAAAACGGCGTACTGGATGGCACGTTGGTGCCTGCCGATTCCGTAGGATATCCGGGCATTGAGCCGCAGAATTTTATGCCTAACCCGTATCCCTATCCGTTCAGCACACCAACAATGACGGCAGCCGATGCTTTTAAATATGTAGCTAAAGAAGCCGGAGCAGCCTATCCGCATCGGGATGATGTGGACAAATTATTAATTGAAGAACTACGGTCGGCAGGATTGCAGGGATTGTATGTGTATACAGAATCGGATCTGCCGCTGGCCAATGGCGGACTGGGAGACTTTCCCGTTGCCGACCCGCATAAGGACGGTGATGGCGATGGCATACCGGACGTTTGGGAACGGCAACTGGGCCTGAATCCGGAAGTGAAAGATGCGCTATCGCGCAGTACCGCTGATCCCCGTTACCTTAATATTGAAGTGTACCTCAATACGCTGGCAACGCAAAAAGGCGTTTAA
- a CDS encoding DUF4450 domain-containing protein: MKKYLFTSIICLAGLAASAQTVPKQKAGDYIENISYNESKRGTPRSLQYKPDGDAFVCINGKNRYTRALYGGPTAFRLETSDRPVFAAFYGNNSQNISFHITVPGHKPVSLDAAAYCEARYSAGSRSYRITDPSWGKGTLQIAALALYQEDGAIWEITATGMPRGSALFIGMTGIKAKKLNRNGDMGADPPDCFEAPDDPHYTSTQRWEVTDHSAYIVLSQQHLTMPPQTSGKTLFTETEKTRAALAARIHISTPDPFINTIGGTLVTAADGIWDGTTWLHGAIGWRMPLTGWRAAYAGDFLGWHDRARIHFNAYAASQVTNVPNTIPHPAQDTELHLARAVKRWGTPMYSNGYICRNPNRNDQMHHYDMNLNYIDELLWHLEWTGDLDYARTIWPVLTRHLAWEKLNFDPDGDGLYDAYACIWASDALYYNSGAVTHSSAFNYRANKLAALIAQKIGQDPKPYQQEAGKILAAINARLWMKNKGHWAEYQDFMGLKRLHENAAVWTIYHAIDCGVADPFQAYQATRYVDTEIPHIPVRAKGLTDEGYATISTTNWMPYVWSTNNVAFEEVMHTALAYFIAGRNETGFKLLKSAVLDGMYLGDSPGNIGQVSFYDAARGESYRDFGDAIGVASRVFIQGLFGITPDALNNRLLIRPGFPASWDHAAIQTPDVSLSYQRTENKKQNSTSIDTYQITRKFTHPLELELQVPARWDQVNAVTANGQPVNWKRSNAVVGYPLIAITIPAVNAAATTEITITWGGKPIIIPPVTGNRTAFKEITQGAMTWWGAVHQQVETKKEPVTPSFMSVISNKCTPVIMDANWNASVTDIFSQQYLSPRSPYTTLQIPTQGIGEWCHPLQTATINDSGLRAQARDNLFKTSIGVPFRTPATGNNISFTSLWDNYPDSVNVALSGKATHAYLLLAGSTNQMQSHIANGSICIEYTDGSKKTIELINPENWCPIEQDYFEDGLAFKLNAPRPYRLHLKTGRVSNNLGKDLNIRGVYGRGIDGGAGQLMDIQLDPGRTLKQLTLKTLSNDVIIGLMSITLQRP, translated from the coding sequence ATGAAAAAATATTTGTTTACCAGTATCATTTGCCTGGCGGGTCTTGCTGCCAGTGCGCAAACTGTGCCCAAACAAAAAGCCGGCGACTATATTGAAAATATTTCTTACAATGAAAGCAAACGCGGTACGCCGCGCAGTTTACAATATAAACCGGATGGCGATGCTTTTGTTTGCATAAACGGCAAAAACCGCTACACGCGGGCCTTATACGGAGGCCCGACCGCCTTTCGACTGGAAACCAGCGATCGTCCGGTATTTGCAGCGTTCTATGGCAACAATAGTCAGAACATCAGTTTCCACATCACTGTTCCCGGCCACAAACCCGTATCGCTGGATGCTGCAGCTTATTGTGAAGCGCGTTACAGCGCCGGAAGCCGCAGTTATCGTATTACTGATCCTTCATGGGGTAAAGGCACCTTGCAAATAGCGGCGCTGGCGCTGTATCAGGAAGACGGCGCCATCTGGGAAATAACTGCCACCGGCATGCCCAGGGGAAGTGCACTATTCATAGGCATGACAGGGATCAAAGCAAAAAAATTAAACCGCAATGGCGATATGGGAGCAGATCCGCCGGATTGTTTTGAAGCGCCGGACGATCCGCACTACACCAGTACACAGCGCTGGGAGGTAACGGATCATTCAGCATATATAGTACTTTCCCAACAGCACTTAACAATGCCACCCCAAACAAGTGGCAAAACATTATTTACTGAAACCGAAAAAACACGGGCAGCGCTTGCCGCGCGTATACACATCAGCACCCCTGATCCTTTTATCAATACGATCGGTGGTACCTTAGTCACTGCCGCTGATGGCATCTGGGATGGCACTACCTGGCTGCACGGCGCCATTGGCTGGCGCATGCCACTGACCGGCTGGCGTGCTGCCTATGCGGGAGATTTCCTTGGCTGGCATGACCGGGCGCGGATCCATTTTAATGCCTATGCGGCCAGCCAGGTAACCAATGTTCCCAACACCATCCCCCATCCCGCACAGGATACCGAGCTGCACCTGGCGCGTGCGGTAAAACGCTGGGGCACGCCTATGTACAGTAATGGCTATATCTGCCGCAACCCCAATCGTAATGATCAGATGCATCATTACGATATGAACCTGAATTATATTGACGAGCTGCTGTGGCATCTGGAATGGACGGGCGATCTGGATTATGCGCGTACCATCTGGCCCGTGCTTACCCGTCACCTTGCCTGGGAAAAACTCAATTTTGATCCTGATGGCGATGGGCTCTATGATGCCTATGCCTGCATCTGGGCCAGCGATGCGCTGTATTACAATTCCGGCGCGGTCACCCATTCTTCTGCTTTTAATTATCGCGCCAACAAACTGGCAGCACTCATCGCTCAGAAGATCGGGCAAGACCCCAAACCTTACCAGCAGGAGGCCGGTAAGATCCTGGCAGCCATCAATGCCCGCCTTTGGATGAAGAATAAAGGGCACTGGGCCGAATACCAGGATTTCATGGGGTTAAAGCGGCTGCATGAAAACGCCGCAGTGTGGACGATCTATCATGCCATCGACTGTGGCGTAGCCGATCCGTTCCAGGCTTACCAGGCCACGCGGTATGTGGATACAGAGATCCCGCATATCCCGGTACGCGCCAAAGGCCTCACAGATGAGGGGTATGCTACGATCTCCACTACCAATTGGATGCCTTATGTCTGGAGCACAAATAACGTGGCTTTTGAAGAAGTGATGCATACTGCGCTGGCGTATTTTATTGCCGGCCGCAATGAAACGGGATTCAAATTATTAAAAAGTGCTGTTCTCGACGGCATGTACCTGGGTGACAGCCCGGGTAATATCGGGCAGGTCTCTTTTTATGATGCCGCGCGCGGTGAAAGCTATCGTGATTTCGGCGACGCGATTGGCGTAGCGTCGCGCGTGTTCATCCAGGGGCTTTTTGGTATTACACCGGATGCCCTCAACAATCGTTTGTTGATCCGGCCCGGCTTTCCAGCCTCCTGGGATCATGCAGCCATACAAACACCTGATGTTTCCTTAAGCTACCAGCGCACGGAAAACAAAAAACAAAACAGCACAAGTATCGACACTTACCAAATCACCCGTAAGTTTACACATCCCCTAGAGCTTGAATTGCAGGTGCCCGCCCGGTGGGACCAGGTCAACGCTGTAACAGCCAATGGTCAACCGGTCAACTGGAAACGATCAAACGCCGTAGTGGGCTATCCGCTGATCGCTATTACCATCCCGGCTGTCAACGCCGCCGCCACTACTGAAATAACAATTACCTGGGGTGGCAAGCCCATAATTATTCCGCCCGTAACAGGCAACAGAACGGCTTTTAAAGAAATAACACAGGGTGCCATGACCTGGTGGGGCGCGGTGCATCAGCAGGTGGAAACAAAAAAAGAGCCGGTCACGCCCTCATTCATGAGCGTGATCAGCAACAAATGCACTCCTGTGATCATGGATGCTAACTGGAATGCATCGGTTACCGATATTTTCAGTCAGCAATATTTGTCGCCCCGATCGCCTTATACCACTTTACAAATACCTACACAGGGCATCGGCGAATGGTGCCACCCGCTGCAAACGGCTACTATAAACGATTCCGGCTTACGCGCACAGGCACGGGATAACCTGTTTAAAACAAGCATCGGCGTCCCTTTTCGCACGCCTGCAACCGGCAACAACATCAGCTTCACTTCGTTATGGGATAATTATCCCGATAGTGTAAATGTTGCCTTATCGGGGAAGGCTACACATGCCTATCTGCTGTTAGCAGGAAGCACGAACCAGATGCAGAGCCATATCGCCAATGGAAGCATCTGCATCGAATATACCGATGGCAGTAAAAAGACAATTGAATTAATTAATCCCGAAAACTGGTGCCCCATTGAGCAGGATTATTTTGAAGACGGTTTAGCTTTTAAACTAAATGCGCCCCGTCCCTACCGGCTGCACTTAAAAACGGGCAGGGTCAGCAACAACCTGGGAAAAGACCTCAACATCCGCGGTGTTTATGGTCGCGGGATCGATGGCGGCGCGGGACAATTAATGGACATCCAACTGGACCCCGGAAGAACGTTGAAACAACTCACTTTAAAAACCCTTTCCAACGACGTGATCATCGGCCTGATGAGCATCACGCTCCAACGTCCCTAG
- a CDS encoding oligogalacturonate lyase family protein, protein MKQTILPLLLAITSISSFAQPVLETGPGMPAEWIDKATGHKVVRLTNNGRNNLSFYFHNNPFVGHNMVYYSSAKTNAPRAAKVETYNAVGNDKQLYLLNLENRQSERLTNHPAPMLGEIVSAKRNEAFYQVKDSVFAVNLSTKKERLVYVFPEDFKASITTINADGTLLAGARATDEEKQIFKNNPSKSDYFNKIYEAKLRRTLFTVNINTGKLDKIFSDTAWLNHIQFSPTDPALLMFCHEGPWHKVDRIWTINVNSKEVKLIHKRTMPMEIAGHEWFSADGKKIWFDLQQPRGATFFVGGTDLATGTETKYQLQRNEWSVHFTSSPDGKLFAGDGGDPNAVAKAPDGKWIYLFTPNGDHFNAEKLVNMKQHNYHLEPNVHFTPDQQWILFRANFEGKEDIYAVEIKPSMVNSESMSFP, encoded by the coding sequence ATGAAACAAACGATCCTTCCCCTTTTATTAGCCATTACATCCATTTCCTCCTTTGCACAACCCGTACTGGAAACAGGGCCGGGCATGCCTGCGGAATGGATCGACAAAGCTACGGGCCACAAAGTAGTGCGGTTGACCAATAATGGCCGCAACAACCTTAGCTTTTATTTCCACAATAATCCATTTGTGGGTCATAACATGGTATATTACAGCAGCGCAAAAACAAATGCACCCCGCGCGGCCAAGGTAGAAACCTATAACGCCGTTGGCAACGACAAGCAATTATACCTGTTGAACCTGGAGAATCGTCAATCGGAACGGTTGACCAATCACCCCGCCCCCATGCTGGGAGAAATCGTTTCAGCAAAAAGAAACGAGGCCTTTTACCAGGTAAAGGACAGTGTGTTTGCCGTGAACCTTTCCACAAAAAAAGAACGGTTGGTCTATGTTTTTCCGGAAGATTTTAAGGCCAGCATCACTACTATCAATGCGGATGGTACACTCCTGGCGGGGGCAAGAGCAACGGATGAAGAGAAACAGATATTCAAAAACAATCCTAGCAAAAGCGATTACTTCAATAAAATTTACGAAGCAAAATTGCGCAGAACATTGTTTACGGTAAATATTAATACCGGCAAACTGGATAAAATATTTTCAGATACGGCCTGGCTGAATCACATTCAGTTTTCCCCAACCGACCCGGCTTTGTTAATGTTCTGCCATGAAGGTCCCTGGCATAAGGTAGATCGTATCTGGACAATTAATGTGAACTCTAAAGAGGTAAAACTAATACACAAAAGAACAATGCCGATGGAGATTGCAGGGCATGAATGGTTCAGCGCAGATGGCAAAAAGATCTGGTTCGATCTGCAGCAACCGCGTGGCGCCACTTTTTTTGTAGGCGGGACCGACCTGGCAACCGGCACAGAAACCAAATACCAGTTGCAGCGAAATGAATGGTCGGTGCATTTTACCTCCTCTCCCGATGGAAAATTATTTGCCGGCGATGGGGGTGATCCGAATGCTGTTGCAAAAGCCCCGGATGGTAAATGGATCTATCTGTTTACTCCAAACGGCGATCATTTTAACGCAGAAAAGCTGGTAAATATGAAACAGCATAATTATCACTTGGAACCGAATGTACACTTCACCCCAGACCAGCAATGGATCCTGTTCCGGGCAAATTTTGAAGGAAAGGAAGACATTTATGCAGTAGAGATAAAACCGTCAATGGTCAATAGTGAATCAATGTCGTTTCCTTAG
- a CDS encoding glycoside hydrolase family 28 protein gives MNKKNYVLVLILLNCLFSANAQPPGLSSYSVKTPYGNCKINTPDFSKSKKLVITGFGAVPGDQQKNTAAIARAIATANKLGGGIVVIPKGEWLTGKIHLKSNVNLHLEKGATLLFSGNPQDYLPAVVSSWEGMECYNYSPLIYVYECKNVAITGEGTLKAQMATWEKWFARPRAHMESIKRLYNLAWNRAPLEQRQMVNDTAHLRPQFIQFNRSENILLEGVSVVNSPFWTIHLYLSKNIRLRNLNVYAHGHNNDGVDPEMSQNVLIENCVFDQGDDAIAIKSGRNPEGWRLKTPSKNIVIRNCTVKNGHQLVAIGSELSGGIENVFIDHCTVLDGAKLNHLLFIKTNERMGGYVKNIYASNIRSGKIDLGILGIETDVLYQWRDLVPTYEKRLTPIKDIFLTNIHASEVKFIARVLGQKALPVETVSLKNVTAGKVLEKNTITENVNNFTRL, from the coding sequence ATGAACAAAAAAAACTACGTATTGGTATTGATTTTATTGAACTGTCTGTTTTCAGCAAATGCGCAACCGCCGGGCCTTAGCAGCTATTCTGTTAAAACCCCATATGGCAATTGCAAAATCAATACCCCGGATTTCAGCAAAAGCAAAAAACTGGTCATTACCGGTTTTGGCGCTGTTCCAGGCGATCAACAAAAAAACACGGCAGCCATCGCACGGGCAATCGCTACAGCAAATAAACTGGGCGGGGGCATTGTGGTGATCCCCAAAGGGGAATGGCTTACGGGCAAGATCCATCTTAAAAGCAATGTAAATCTTCATCTTGAAAAAGGGGCTACTTTGCTATTTTCAGGAAACCCTCAGGATTATTTACCCGCGGTAGTTTCAAGTTGGGAGGGAATGGAATGTTACAACTACTCGCCGCTCATTTATGTTTATGAATGTAAAAATGTGGCCATCACCGGTGAGGGAACGTTAAAGGCGCAAATGGCTACCTGGGAAAAATGGTTCGCACGGCCGCGGGCACATATGGAAAGCATTAAACGGCTCTATAACCTTGCCTGGAACCGGGCGCCGCTGGAGCAACGGCAGATGGTAAATGATACAGCACATCTGCGGCCGCAGTTCATACAATTTAACCGCAGCGAAAATATTCTGCTGGAAGGCGTATCTGTTGTCAACAGTCCGTTCTGGACGATCCACCTGTACCTGTCCAAAAATATCAGGCTCCGCAATCTCAATGTTTACGCCCATGGACATAACAACGATGGAGTGGATCCTGAGATGAGCCAGAATGTATTGATTGAAAATTGTGTGTTTGACCAGGGCGATGACGCCATCGCCATCAAATCGGGAAGAAACCCGGAAGGCTGGCGGTTGAAAACGCCGTCAAAAAATATTGTCATCCGCAATTGCACGGTCAAAAACGGGCACCAGTTGGTAGCGATCGGCTCAGAGCTTTCAGGAGGTATAGAAAATGTTTTTATTGACCATTGCACAGTGCTTGACGGCGCGAAACTAAATCATCTGTTATTCATTAAAACCAATGAGCGTATGGGTGGCTATGTCAAAAACATTTATGCTTCCAATATCCGTAGCGGTAAGATCGACCTGGGCATACTGGGCATTGAAACCGATGTATTGTACCAATGGCGCGACCTGGTACCTACCTATGAAAAACGATTAACCCCTATCAAAGATATTTTTCTTACCAATATACATGCATCCGAAGTAAAGTTTATAGCCCGGGTGCTGGGGCAGAAAGCGCTGCCGGTTGAAACGGTATCGCTGAAAAATGTAACGGCCGGCAAAGTGCTGGAGAAAAATACGATCACTGAAAATGTAAATAATTTTACCCGGTTATGA